Genomic DNA from Canis lupus dingo isolate Sandy chromosome 32, ASM325472v2, whole genome shotgun sequence:
TTGGAACCTGGCGCCTAGGTGGCTGGTGGCCACTAATCTGTGGATTCGTTTTCCGGGTTCCTGGTTCCTTGTCGGGTGGCGATGAGTGGAAACTAGCCCTGGAGGACCCTTTGCTTTGCCTCCGCAGGTGGCCAGTGGCACGCACCTTCTCCGGGTCCTCGCGTCCTCGCCGGGAGACTGCGGGGAATTAAGACCAGCACCGCGCCCGGGCCCTGCGTGGGTGTCAGCCTGCGCCCAGGGACCTTGGCCCGGCTCTGCGGAGGCTTGGGGGTGGGCCTCAGGGACGTCTCCAGCCAGGGGGCTTCCGATGATCCCAGAAGTAACCAGAGGAGAAGTGGTCGGCACTCTCTGAGTGGAGTTTAGGGGAGTAAAGAGCCTGGGGTGGCCCCCACGCGGAAAGGGGGATTCTTCCGGCCGCACATCTGCGGTGAACAGAGGCTCAGCGGGGTCGGCGGCTCGGTGGGTTGGACCAGGCTCGGGACAGGGCGGGCGCGCCGCGGGGCACAGGGCGGTCCCAGCTCTGCTAAGCTGCGGTGCCGGGGGCTTGCAGGCGAACCCCGTGAAGTGTCGTCTTCTTTCACTGTTCAGCTTctgcaggtctttttttttttttttaaatagccacacACATGTTTAACTCTCcttacagattttaaaagtttagtgGGCCCCACCCTGCTTGCTTGCGCACACCAGGAGGATTCTGTTCCAAGCACGCACTACTCACCACCCTCCAACCCCGCCTCTGCCCCAGTATCCAAGAGAGTTGAAAAGGAACCTAGGGTCTGGGTTCCAATTCAATCCCTGCCGGCGAGAGCTGGTCACTTCTCTTGTCTTAGCGAACACAAGGCATTTCCTAAAATCTTGCCCTCGGATCCCAGAGGAAGTCTGAGTGCACCTCGCCAGCCTCCAGGATGAGGTGGACTAAAGCCCAGGCTGATATTGTGGCCTTCCTAGGTCATCTCTAGACAAAAGTATGGTCCTCTACTGGACTCTTGCAGCTGAAGAGAGGGACACAAAAAACGGTTGTTTCAATGGGGGTGTGGCTTGAAAAGCTGAAGACAAGAGGCCAAATCTCAGCCTCCAGAAGCTTGGCCAAGTGGTCTTCAGCTTCCCAGGTTTGGGGAAGAGGCTGAGGCTGGAAGTACTTCTGCTCTTTCAGCGGACTcctgagggagaagaggaagagaaataaacaacCGGATTTGTTTGGAAAATCTTTGCCCCCTGAGGCATGGGATAGACTGTGTGACAGGAAAGGGAACTTATTAATGGCATCCAGTGGCACCTACCTATGGGCCTTTAACTCTGACAGCTTTGTCACAGAACCAAGGGCATCACCTGCAGAAGGCACAGTGCCCAGGTCAGCATCCCACAATCATTCACTCAGGAAAGAGACTTCAGGCAAGTATACTGCTCTGAGGGACTGCTGTCTGTTCTCAAATATCCACTTTCAGGATTGCCTTGTAAGGCTCTGCTTGCCCGCACTAGCTAAAGCCAGAAGTCTAGAGTAGAAAGAGAAGGGGTGTTCAGTCCAGGACAGCATCTTACATAGTGTAATAGGGGCATGTGCCCAAGCTATGCACGTCGTGTGTGATATGACCTTTCTTCCCCACAGTGGCTTCACTGGACCGTACAGGTGATTTTCTGTTTTACAGCTGCTTTGATGTTAGATATTGTAGTCATGGAATATTTCCAATCCTGGAAAACCTAAATGCCTCTTACAAGCTTTTCATTAGTGAGATAGGAACCCTTAAATGGGAATCCAATAATGGATAAAGCTACATCTTAGCATCAACTTCAGCTTATGTGAATCGACCTTATAGGTCACTGTTACAGTCTTTTCATTAAAATGACCAATGAATAATGTATCAGAGTGCAGTTTAAAGCTCCAAATATGTTTGCAGACAAACATTCCAAGAATGCAAGTCAGGTATATTTCTCAGATAATTGACAGTAGAGGCACTGCACACGCGGAAATTCTCGGGTTCTCAGGTTTCCTGAAACCCGGCGCGCGCATCATTAATCATTCATTGGGGTCGGTCCTTCAGTCAACTGCAGCTCAGAGTCAGCCCGAGCGAGCCCTTGGCTAATCCTTCCTGCCAAGGGGATCCTGGGGGGACAGAGGACAACCGGGCGGTCACCCCGTGTGCTGGTGCCCAGACCGGCCTCTCCTGCCCGGCTCCCGAGCGCGCCGAGAGCGGACCGAGAGCTTCCCGTAAGGAAAAGCAAATTCGGCAAAACGTTGAGCACGACCCGGCGTTTCCAGTAGGAAAGTAGCTCGAATCGTGGCCTAGAGACTCAAAGTGGCTCCCCCACTGCCGAATAAACCCGTGCCTTAGCTGCTGAATAAAGCAGAGACCAGCAGCCACAGCAGCCTCCTCCTGCCGCGCGCACTAAAGGCTTCCCAAGTTGGACTGCGagtcccgggggcggggcggggggggggtccccgCTGCAAGCGCTCTGAAGTGCTGGGAGTCTCCCGGCCCGACTTGTTCCCGAGGGGTTCCCGGGGAGGGCTTGTGCAGGCGCTGTCTGCTCGGCGACGGGAGGGGACCTGGACCTTGGGTGCTGGGTGGGCGGAGTGCGTTGCTGGGACGCGGGTGGGCGAGGTGGGCGAGGACGCGAGCTCCCTTCCCCGTttggacccccaccccccaccccggcccggcccggcccggcccgttGCGGGTGCTGCTGCCCGGGGATTCGTACGCTCGAGCGGAGCCGAGCGCCGCGCAGCCTTGGCCCCagcgggaggggcgcggggcggcgcgggagGGCGGCCGGGGTGCGTGGCCGGGTCTGCGCGTGCCCGGCGTCGGGGTGCAGCTCGCGCCCTCCCCGCTTCCCCTCCCACTCGCCGTCTCCCATCCCCTCCCGCCTgcacacccccgcccccggggccgccgggcTCCCTCCCGGCCCCGGCCGGAGAGTACACAAAGCGGCGGGTGAGGGGAAGCTTCGCAGGCGTGCACGGAGCGGTGAGGTCACCGGCGGTATAAATATCCCAGGACCCGCGCCGAGCCCCGTTCGAGTGGCCTCCCCGCtcgctccccctccctctcctccccgagGCTATGTCCACCCGGGGCGGCGAGGGGGGCAGCGCCAGAGGCACGCAGCCGCGCGGGGGCTGCCGAGCCCAGAACCGGCCCTACAAGATGCGCTTAGAGCCCCCGCGGCTGGAAGAATGAgcttgtccctcctcctcctcctcttcctcagccaCCTGATCCTCAGCGCCTGGGCTCACGGGGAGAAGCACCTCGCCCCCAAAGGGCAACCCGGACCCGCTGCCACCGGCCGGAacccgggcggcgcgggcggcagCAGCACCAGCGGGGGCACGAcgtcttcctcttcttcctccgtCTCCTCCGCCCCCGGGGCTTCGCCGGGCATCCGAGGAAGCGGCTCGGAGCAGGGCAGCTTCCAGTGGAGCCCCTCGGGGCGCCGGACCGGCAGCCTCTACTGCAGAGTGGGCATCGGTTTCCATCTGCAGATCTACCCGGATGGCAAAGTCAATGGCTCCCACGAAGCCAATATGTTAAGTAAGTTGCTCGCGCTCCCGGCAGAGCGCGTCCTAAGCGGACGGCGGGGGACCCGGGAGGGACCGCGGTTGTTTTGCACCCTGGCCGCCCTGGCCGCCCTGGCCCTGGGACCCCGCCGGCCCTCGAAACCGCCgcgcgggggggggtgggggcggggggctgcgtCTCCCCATCGCGGGTAAGAGGAAAGGCGATTCCCGGCGTGTGCGCTGCCAGGGGCTGGAGCGCGACACGGGCACCTTGtctccaggttcccggggtccCCACGAGGGGCCTCCAGCCTGTGTCtggagcaaagaaacaaaaatctgccTCTTTGGTTTCTGTTCATCTCCTGCTTCTGTTTACTGAGACTAGCATTTTCTCTTGAGGCATCAAAGTGCATCCCTTTTCCTTGTCCATAactgaacagtttttttttttttagaagaatcaAGTCTCACATGCTGCCCCCCACAAAGGCCACCAGAAACCccaaagtaatatatattatacatatatttatccgTGTTTATGTCTATTGCATATACATATTTGCACATTGTATACATAGAGAACATGTATGTATATTCGAGGGGAGACCAGACATCCCCTGCGTAGAGGAAGGCAGTGATCTGGAAAACCCGACACGTTTGGGGAAGGATACGGGATGGACATTCGGGTGACTGATTTCCGAGTTGGGTTCAGCAACGTTTAGTATGTTGAGACCATGGCAACACCTACCTCGTTAGGAAGCGGCCAGCCTTTGGTCCCCAAGGACAATCAAggaaaagttctttattttggaagGAACTCAGAGGAGGTTCAGTTCCCTCCAGGTGtattgtgtacttttttttttttttttttttatgctaagCTTTAAATGTTCTTTCGGAGCTTTCTCTTtagctctctctcttctcccctctgcccacgGCCTCTTTCCCTCCGCCCCATCTGCCTAGTCTTCCCGGCCTATCACGCCGCCCTGATTGCTCTCACTGCCTCTAGGCAGCTGATGGGGAGACGATCTGGGGGCGCGCGCGGCCCTGGGGCGACCTTGGGGGCTTTCCCTCGgtagggccggggccgggccgctcATGCAGCAGGGGTTGATCCAGCAGACAGACCTCCGGCCGGGCCTGCCAGGTGTCCCGGAAGAGCGCGAAGGTGGCGGGGAGGTTGCGCGGCGGCGTTGGGTCACCTGGCCGTCGTGTGTCAGCCTGGTAGCCCCAGGTGTACTTGACTTGCTTCGCTTCAAACCGGCCCCACGGGCCACCGAGCGTTCGCTGCCCCACGCTGGGGAGGAGCGCGGGCGCCACAGCGGGGCTGGAGGCGCGCGcgtcctggggcggggggcggcgggcggcgggcgggccccTCCGGGGGTGCAGGAGGCCCGCGGTCCGCgccgcccctgcctccctgcctagTCCGGGCCCTCGAGCCGGGCCGCTTGCCGGCCGCCTGCGCGGGTTCGGGCGGCCTGGAGCCCCATCGGGGACCCCCTGCGAGTCCCGGGGCCTCCCGCGCCGCCCGGAGGAGCCTCTCTCCAGGTTTCAAGGTTCATGTCACTCTTTTCAAACAGCTCGCCGTCTTTGGGGTTGAAGGGCAAAGTCTGGTAGGGTGAAGGGGAGTTTGCTGAGATTTCAGGCGCAGCGAGGCACATGCACTTCAGTGTTTCCATTGGCCTTTCtcatcccccccccaccacctcttTACTCCATCAGACACCAGAGCTCATTCCCCACTTCTTCTTCTTTCCACCTTTCTTTTACAGGAGAACTGTTTCTGTGCTGTTCTTGTAGTTTATCCAGGTAATCAGCACCAGCACTAGATAAGTTCTGTGTTCCCAAGGGAGGACCCAAAGTTAGATGCAAAAGCTGCAGGTTGGATCTCTGGGtaagggcgggggtggggtggggtggggtggggtggggaggataaAGGAATGTATCTAGGGTGGGTTTAGGTATACTGGGGATCTCGGAACACCAGACTCATTCCCAAGATATTCACCTTCTCCTCTTGGAAAAGGCAAAGATTTTTGCAGCTTAGGCCTTGCCATAGAGGGA
This window encodes:
- the FGF5 gene encoding fibroblast growth factor 5 isoform X2; protein product: MSLSLLLLLFLSHLILSAWAHGEKHLAPKGQPGPAATGRNPGGAGGSSTSGGTTSSSSSSVSSAPGASPGIRGSGSEQGSFQWSPSGRRTGSLYCRVGIGFHLQIYPDGKVNGSHEANMLSQVYR